A window from Salvia miltiorrhiza cultivar Shanhuang (shh) chromosome 2, IMPLAD_Smil_shh, whole genome shotgun sequence encodes these proteins:
- the LOC131007879 gene encoding uncharacterized protein LOC131007879 — MIDSILQLYANVFNEVIGCFHFSGGRGVAFEAELLALIISMESVYHAGWQRVWFEADSTFVVSLLSSRSSKVPWRFKARWTRALTYMSTISVRVSQIFREGNRVADCLASHITDEGYWPHDIHHIRHLVIEDLYLPFFTRVVD; from the coding sequence ATGATTGATTCCATTCTTCAGCTTTATGCGAATGTTTTTAATGAGGTTATCGGCTGCTTCCATTTCTCTGGTGGTCGCGGGGTGGCCTTCGAAGCGGAGCTCCTTGCTCTCATCATTTCTATGGAGAGCGTTTATCATGCTGGATGGCAGCGCGTCTGGTTCGAGGCTGATTCCACCTTCGTGGTCAGCTTACTGAGCTCGCGCTCCTCCAAAGTTCCTTGGCGTTTCAAGGCTAGATGGACTCGTGCTCTCACTTATATGTCTACCATCTCGGTTCGTGTTTCTCAAATTTTTCGGGAGGGAAATAGGGTCGCCGATTGCTTGGCGTCGCATATCACCGATGAAGGATATTGGCCTCATGATATTCATCATATTCGGCATTTGGTTATTGAAGACCTCTACCTTCCTTTTTTTACGCGTGTGGTCGACTAA
- the LOC131012750 gene encoding F-box/kelch-repeat protein At3g23880-like produces the protein MDGFLLKRKHADGGNRHYLSLFSGQENHESIVLPFSKNSYVDGSGCGGLLYFDNFKGRIIISNPTTKTFKSLDPPKMPNPPNITIFSGSGLGYDRISDDYKVVRLFTHCPAIFSPRDFHNKAEVFSLKRGSWKEINSHVDGCTGFTNSMSGIYINGVCYWSANGYTIISFDFADERFSSFDLPVSNLYDHRNNLIKVNDMLGVFRQQKPLQFSTGFELLVRKEGSWVPWCNVHLCDIVRPLLLNEGQFLFLEKQLNLRHSQLVVYDLKAEKLEELDIYDYPKLMTIIPYVEDRFLLRCAKPMEDGCYSKDEEKEEDRDKLLEWRKKNEEDKEEDQELIRPKC, from the exons ATGGATGGTTTTCTTTTGAAACGCAAACATGCGGATGGTGGCAATAGGCattatttatctttattttctGGGCAAGAAAATCATGAAAGTATAGTGCTTCCCTTCTCTAAAAATTCTTATGTCGATGGTAGTGGTTGTGGTGGGTTATTGTATTTTGACAATTTTAAAGGTAGGATTATAATTTCCAATCCAACCACCAAAACTTTCAAATCTCTTGATCCACCCAAGATGCCAAACCCTCCAAATATAACAATTTTCAGTGGCAGCGGATTGGGATACGACCGTATATCGGATGACTATAAAGTTGTAAGACTATTTACTCACTGCCCTGCCATATTCTCGCCTCGTGATTTTCACAACAAAGCTGAGGTATTTTCACTTAAAAGGGGTTCATGGAAAGAGATTAATAGTCATGTTGATGGATGCACCGGTTTTACAAACTCCATGAGTGGTATTTATATTAATGGAGTTTGTTATTGGTCAGCAAATGGATATACTattatatcatttgattttgCGGATGAACGTTTCTCCTCTTTCGATTTACCAGTGAGTAATCTTTACGATCACAGAAATAATCTTATCAAAGTTAATGATATGCTGGGTGTGTTTCGCCAGCAGAAACCTCTACAATTTTCTACCGGTTTTGAGCTTTTGGTAAGAAAAGAAGGCTCATGGGTTCCTTGGTGTAATGTTCACCTTTGTGATATTGTGAGGCCTCTGCTGTTGAATGAAGGTCAATTTTTGTTTCTTGAAAAGCAACTAAATCTGCGTCACAGTCAATTAGTCGTTTATGATTTGAAAGCAGAGAAGTTGGAGGAgctagatatatatgattatcCAAAACTGATGACGATCATACCTTATGTTGAAGACAGATTTCTACTGCGATGTGCAAAACCAATGGAGGATGG ATGCTATAGTAAGGATGAGGAGAAGGAGGAGGACAGGGATAAGTTGTTGGAATGGAGGAAGaagaatgaagaagataaaGAGGAGGACCAAGAACTAATTCGTCCCAAATGCTGA
- the LOC131007880 gene encoding protein PAT1 homolog 1-like — protein sequence MERSDGKDFNDFTDFSSSSASGSAMFDASQYAFFGKEAMDEVELGGLEDDEELNKVVSGPRHPEVIGDRGPGSFSRESSSATEWTRDTDFPEWFDHHMSDSECYEENKRWSSQPHLSSMFLSESKPLYRTSSYPQQQPQLLHASSEPILPPKSSFTSFPPPGSQKTSFNLSSLSSGPQSPFSAQNNSLLSNSTLNWSSLPVGFQYNANISHNNHLQNHWISHAGVLHGDHSILLDNILQHQLLSPQQPRRHLSFQPSLKSQMFNSVPSSSDWCKYRLTQKSKSKSKSSQKGKHSLDKVVSGPRHPGVIGDRGRVWIFF from the exons ATGGAGAGATCCGACGGCAAGGATTTCAACGACTTCACCGACTTCTCCAGCAGCTCGGCTTCTG GTAGTGCGATGTTTGACGCGTCCCAGTATGCCTTCTTCGGTAAGGAGGCAATGGATGAAGTGGAATTGGGGGGTTTGGAGGATGATGAAGAG TTGAACAAAGTTGTTTCGGGACCAAGACATCCTGAAGTTATTGGTGATCGAGGGCCTGGATCTTTTTCTAGAGAGA GTTCATCAGCTACAGAGTGGACGCGGGATACAGATTTTCCTGAATGGTTTGATCACCATATGTCTGACTCAGAATGCTATGAAGAAAATAAGAGATGGTCATCACAGCCCCACCTGTCCTCAATGTTTCTCTCAGAATCTAAACCATTATATAGAACATCATCCTACCCTCAGCAACAGCCGCAGCTGCTTCACGCTTCAAGCGAGCCTATTTTACCCCCTAAGTCATCATTCACTTCTTTCCCTCCACCAGGTTCTCAAAAAACTTCTTTCAATTTGTCATCTCTTTCTAGTGGACCTCAATCGCCATTCTCTGCACAGAACAACTCTCTGCTCTCTAACTCTACCCTCAATTGGTCAAGTTTACCTGTAGGGTTCCAATATAATGCTAATATATCTCACAATAATCATTTGCAAAACCACTGGATTAGCCATGCCGGTGTTCTTCATGGGGATCATTCCATTCTCTTAGACAATATCCTGCAGCATCAGCTATTATCCCCACAGCAGCCAAGACGACACCTTTCTTTCCAACCATCTTTAAAGTCTCAAATGTTTAACAGTGTTCCTTCTTCATCAGATTGGTGCAAATATAGATTGACTCAGAAGAGCAAGTCAAAATCTAAATCATCACAGAAAGGTAAACATTCT TTGGACAAAGTTGTATCGGGACCAAGACATCCTGGAGTTATTGGTGATCGAGGGAGGGTCTGGATCTTTTTCTAG